The Candidatus Omnitrophota bacterium genome has a window encoding:
- a CDS encoding glycosyltransferase, translated as MQSRIVRSLYISYNGINEPIVRSQVIPYLRELSKKGIRFYLLTFEKERLDRSERNRIRSMLDAQFAGGAGVEWLSLTYHKWPSVPAKVFDIAAGFIYASYIIMAHKIDIVHARAIVAAAAGLGPAKLFGRKFIFDTRGIDSEEYVDGALWPRGGFRHTSARFFEDVITRSSDRVIVLTDIFLGIMKERYKSGRERFSAIPCAVDTGLFKFRAEKDPGVVERLRLKDKFVIVYSGSLGTWYMLGEMVGLFAEAMKHIGNAHLLIITGADRGIVTDAMKEGLVDERRVTVIDAAYEEMPGYLSACDLGIFFIKPVFSKLSSSPVKFAEYLASGLPVIINSGIGDTDGIVKRYDVGAVVGNFTARDYSGAVEYVISMLKNGKEGLKKRCAAAAEKEFSLTEAVERYSRIYSSLITDRTK; from the coding sequence ATGCAAAGCCGGATCGTGAGGTCTCTCTACATATCGTACAACGGTATCAATGAGCCGATCGTCCGCTCGCAGGTCATACCGTATCTTCGGGAGCTCTCTAAGAAGGGGATAAGATTTTACCTGCTGACGTTTGAAAAGGAGCGGCTGGACCGTTCAGAAAGAAACCGGATCCGTTCCATGCTCGATGCGCAGTTTGCCGGCGGCGCCGGCGTCGAGTGGCTCTCCCTGACATATCATAAATGGCCGTCCGTGCCGGCGAAGGTATTTGATATAGCCGCAGGGTTTATATATGCCTCTTACATCATAATGGCGCATAAGATCGATATAGTGCATGCGCGGGCGATAGTCGCCGCTGCAGCAGGTCTGGGGCCGGCGAAGCTATTCGGCCGGAAGTTCATATTCGATACGAGGGGTATCGACTCCGAAGAGTATGTTGACGGGGCCCTGTGGCCCCGCGGGGGATTCAGGCATACCTCAGCCCGGTTTTTCGAGGACGTCATTACGAGGTCTTCCGACCGGGTGATAGTCCTGACGGACATATTCCTCGGCATAATGAAAGAGAGGTATAAGTCCGGGAGAGAGCGGTTCTCTGCTATACCGTGCGCGGTCGATACCGGGCTCTTCAAATTCAGGGCGGAGAAGGACCCCGGGGTCGTCGAGCGCCTGAGGCTTAAGGATAAATTCGTGATCGTATATAGCGGGTCTCTCGGCACATGGTACATGCTGGGAGAGATGGTCGGCCTCTTTGCGGAGGCGATGAAACATATCGGCAATGCGCATCTTTTGATAATAACCGGCGCCGACAGGGGGATCGTGACGGATGCGATGAAGGAAGGCCTTGTAGACGAGCGCCGCGTCACGGTAATCGATGCGGCTTACGAAGAGATGCCGGGATACCTGTCGGCCTGCGATCTCGGGATATTCTTCATAAAGCCGGTCTTTTCCAAATTATCGTCGTCGCCGGTCAAATTCGCCGAATATCTGGCCAGCGGCCTGCCGGTCATAATAAATTCCGGGATCGGTGATACGGACGGGATCGTGAAGCGATATGATGTTGGGGCGGTCGTGGGGAATTTTACCGCACGGGACTATTCGGGTGCCGTGGAGTACGTGATCTCTATGCTGAAGAACGGGAAAGAAGGATTGAAGAAAAGGTGCGCCGCGGCGGCGGAGAAAGAATTTTCGCTTACGGAAGCGGTTGAACGGTACAGCAGGATATACAGCTCACTTATTACAGACAGAACAAAATAG